A genome region from Bradyrhizobium sp. WSM1417 includes the following:
- the hutC gene encoding histidine utilization repressor has product MSLATDTADQPTLYKRIRADIENRILTGEWPPGHRIPFEHELVARYGCSRMTVNKALSELAQADLIERRRRAGSFVRRPQHQSAVLKIADMRAEITALGRAYSYELIGRKLRAATAADRDRLGVKKAGKVVAITCRHSADNVPFAVEDRLIDLASVPDAATADFSREPPGSWLLHHVPWTEAEHTISAIVADDRTAEALDIAVGAPCLVIDRYTWRSARTITAVRLLYPGDSHRLVARFKGG; this is encoded by the coding sequence ATGAGCCTCGCGACTGATACGGCCGACCAGCCCACGCTCTACAAACGGATTCGCGCCGATATCGAGAACCGCATTCTGACCGGCGAGTGGCCGCCCGGGCATCGTATCCCGTTCGAGCACGAACTGGTGGCGCGTTACGGCTGCTCGCGCATGACCGTGAACAAGGCGCTGTCGGAGCTCGCGCAAGCCGACCTGATCGAGCGGCGGCGACGTGCCGGCTCCTTCGTGCGACGCCCGCAGCATCAATCCGCCGTGCTCAAGATCGCCGACATGCGCGCCGAGATCACCGCGCTCGGGCGCGCTTACAGTTACGAGCTGATCGGTCGCAAGCTCCGCGCCGCAACCGCCGCCGATCGTGACCGCCTCGGAGTCAAGAAGGCCGGCAAAGTGGTCGCGATCACCTGTCGCCACAGTGCCGACAACGTGCCTTTCGCCGTCGAGGACAGGCTGATCGATCTCGCGTCGGTGCCGGATGCGGCGACCGCGGATTTTTCGCGTGAGCCACCCGGCTCGTGGCTGCTTCACCATGTGCCATGGACAGAGGCCGAGCATACGATCAGCGCCATCGTTGCGGACGATCGCACGGCGGAAGCGCTCGACATCGCCGTCGGCGCACCCTGCCTCGTGATCGACCGCTATACCTGGCGCAGCGCGCGCACGATTACCGCGGTGCGGCTGCTCTATCCCGGTGACTCTCACCGCCTTGTCGCCCGATTCAAGGGAGGCTGA
- a CDS encoding formimidoylglutamate deiminase — protein MTRLHFASALLPSGWANDVQVVITAGAIAEVTPGVAPTSGDERHQIALPGLASLHSHAFQRGMAGLAELRGDSTDTFWTWRETMYRFALAMTPDDVAAVATLLYVEMLEQGFTRVGEFHYLHHDRDGSPYADTAEMAARIAQAAEASGIALTLLPSFYAHGGFGGAAPHAGQRRFICTVDQFSALMVASRKAIARLPGANIGIAPHSLRAVAPDELAAIIPLAEGGPMHIHAAEQVKEVEDCLAWSGRRPVQWLLEHAPVDQRWCLIHATHTTDEEVHAFAKAGAVAGLCPITEASLGDGIFPAREFVGAGGAFGVGTDSNVLVGVADELRQLEYGQRLKHRERNVLSAGAGRSTGRALFDHALAGGSRALAQTSVGLTPGSRADIVTLDITHPSLAGRARDAAIDGWIFAAGNGAIDCVWAGGDKVVEGGRHRLRQAARERFNASVRRLVA, from the coding sequence ATGACACGACTGCATTTCGCCTCCGCGCTCCTGCCTTCGGGCTGGGCCAATGACGTGCAGGTGGTGATCACCGCCGGCGCGATCGCCGAGGTGACGCCGGGCGTAGCGCCGACGTCCGGCGACGAACGCCACCAAATCGCGCTTCCGGGACTTGCGAGCCTGCACAGCCACGCCTTCCAGCGCGGCATGGCGGGTCTCGCAGAACTGCGCGGCGATAGCACCGACACTTTCTGGACCTGGCGCGAGACGATGTACCGCTTCGCGCTGGCGATGACGCCTGACGACGTCGCGGCGGTCGCGACACTGCTTTATGTCGAGATGCTGGAGCAGGGTTTTACCCGCGTCGGCGAATTCCATTATCTGCATCATGATCGCGACGGCTCGCCCTACGCCGACACCGCCGAAATGGCCGCACGTATCGCGCAGGCCGCCGAAGCCTCGGGTATTGCGCTGACGTTGCTGCCGAGTTTTTATGCGCACGGCGGGTTCGGCGGCGCAGCACCGCATGCCGGTCAGCGCCGCTTCATCTGTACGGTTGATCAATTTTCCGCGCTGATGGTCGCCTCGCGCAAGGCGATTGCACGATTGCCGGGCGCGAATATCGGCATCGCGCCGCACAGCTTGCGCGCGGTGGCGCCGGACGAGCTTGCCGCCATCATCCCGCTCGCAGAGGGCGGGCCGATGCACATTCATGCCGCCGAGCAGGTGAAGGAAGTCGAGGATTGCCTGGCGTGGTCCGGACGACGTCCGGTGCAATGGTTGCTGGAGCACGCGCCCGTCGACCAACGCTGGTGCCTCATTCACGCCACCCACACCACGGACGAGGAAGTCCACGCCTTCGCCAAGGCCGGCGCGGTCGCCGGACTCTGCCCCATCACCGAGGCAAGCCTTGGTGACGGCATTTTCCCGGCTCGCGAATTCGTCGGTGCCGGCGGCGCCTTTGGCGTCGGCACCGATTCCAATGTGCTGGTCGGCGTCGCCGACGAGCTGCGCCAGCTCGAATATGGCCAACGGCTCAAGCACCGCGAGCGCAACGTGCTCTCGGCCGGCGCAGGCCGCTCGACGGGGCGCGCGCTGTTCGATCATGCACTTGCGGGCGGTTCGCGGGCACTGGCACAGACGTCAGTCGGCCTGACGCCAGGTTCGCGCGCTGACATCGTCACGCTCGACATCACGCATCCCTCGCTGGCGGGACGCGCGCGCGACGCCGCCATCGACGGCTGGATCTTTGCTGCTGGCAACGGTGCGATCGATTGCGTCTGGGCCGGCGGCGACAAGGTCGTCGAAGGCGGCCGGCACAGACTGCGCCAGGCCGCGCGCGAACGCTTCAACGCATCGGTGCGGAGGCTCGTTGCATGA
- a CDS encoding ABC transporter substrate-binding protein, producing MRSSKVFATIIALAASTPVLADDVKVGVGISGWTGFAPLTLAKEAGIFKKNGLDVTIKKIPQKDRHLAIASGDVQCAATTVETWISWNANGVATKQIFQLDKSYGADGMAVRNELAAIKDLKGKTVAASAPGTSPYFALAWMLKKNGLSVKDVTVVNLEPAAAAQAFVSGQNDAAMTYEPYLSTVRAAPDKGKIIATTLDYPMVMDTFGCTPKFLTENPKAAKALADSYFDALDMIAKDQAKAYEIMGADVKQSGEAFGNSAKYLRWQDKAANQKFFAGDFLTFNKEAADLLLEIGIIKAAPKVEDLFDASYIK from the coding sequence ATGCGTAGTTCGAAAGTTTTTGCGACAATCATTGCCCTCGCAGCTTCCACCCCGGTGCTCGCCGACGACGTCAAGGTCGGCGTCGGCATCTCCGGATGGACCGGCTTCGCGCCGCTGACGCTGGCGAAGGAAGCCGGCATCTTCAAGAAGAACGGTCTCGACGTCACCATCAAGAAGATTCCGCAGAAGGACCGCCATCTCGCAATCGCCTCCGGCGACGTCCAGTGCGCGGCAACGACGGTCGAGACCTGGATCTCCTGGAACGCCAACGGCGTCGCGACCAAGCAGATCTTCCAGCTCGACAAGAGCTACGGCGCCGACGGCATGGCCGTGCGCAACGAGCTTGCCGCGATCAAGGATCTGAAGGGCAAGACGGTTGCGGCTTCCGCGCCTGGTACCTCGCCCTATTTCGCGCTGGCCTGGATGCTCAAGAAGAACGGCTTGTCGGTGAAGGACGTCACCGTCGTGAACCTCGAACCGGCCGCGGCCGCGCAGGCCTTCGTCTCCGGCCAGAACGATGCCGCGATGACCTATGAGCCCTATCTGTCGACGGTTCGTGCCGCACCCGACAAGGGCAAGATCATCGCGACCACGCTCGACTATCCGATGGTCATGGACACGTTCGGCTGCACGCCGAAATTCCTCACCGAGAACCCGAAGGCCGCCAAGGCGCTCGCCGACAGCTATTTCGACGCCCTCGACATGATCGCCAAGGACCAGGCCAAGGCCTACGAGATCATGGGCGCCGACGTGAAGCAGAGCGGCGAGGCATTCGGCAACTCGGCAAAATATCTGCGCTGGCAGGACAAGGCCGCGAACCAGAAATTCTTCGCCGGCGATTTCCTGACCTTCAACAAGGAGGCCGCCGACCTCCTGCTGGAGATCGGCATCATCAAGGCGGCGCCGAAGGTCGAGGATCTCTTCGACGCGAGCTACATCAAGTAA
- a CDS encoding ABC transporter permease, whose amino-acid sequence MRPLDPVTSRQRVAYGLAFFVVFVALWSWATFGGHVSKVFLANPLTMVQEGVDLIVKQGFLFDIGMTIWRVVGGFVLAAIIAVPFGVLMGAYKPVEAFLEPFVSFARYLPASAFIPLLILWAGIGELQKLLVIFIGSVFQIILMIAVTVGTTRRDLVEAAYTLGASDRGIIRRVLLPSSAPEIAEILRLVLGWAWTYVIVAELIGSSSGIGHMITDSQALLNTGQIIFGIIVIGLIGLVSDFLFKAFNAWLFPWRLA is encoded by the coding sequence ATGCGTCCCCTCGATCCCGTGACGTCAAGGCAGCGCGTGGCTTACGGCCTTGCGTTCTTCGTGGTGTTCGTTGCCCTCTGGTCCTGGGCGACCTTCGGCGGCCACGTGTCGAAGGTGTTCCTCGCCAACCCGCTGACCATGGTGCAGGAAGGCGTCGATCTGATCGTCAAACAGGGCTTCCTGTTCGACATCGGCATGACGATCTGGCGCGTCGTCGGCGGATTCGTGCTGGCCGCCATCATCGCCGTGCCGTTCGGCGTGCTGATGGGCGCCTACAAGCCGGTCGAGGCGTTCCTCGAACCGTTCGTCTCCTTTGCGCGCTATTTGCCGGCCTCCGCCTTCATTCCCCTCCTGATCCTGTGGGCCGGCATCGGCGAGCTGCAGAAGCTGCTCGTCATCTTCATCGGCTCGGTGTTCCAGATCATCCTGATGATCGCGGTCACCGTCGGCACGACGCGGCGCGACCTGGTCGAGGCGGCCTATACACTGGGGGCCAGCGACCGCGGCATCATCCGCCGCGTGCTGTTGCCCTCCTCCGCGCCTGAGATCGCCGAGATCCTGCGGCTGGTGCTGGGCTGGGCCTGGACCTATGTCATCGTCGCCGAACTGATCGGCTCCTCCTCCGGCATCGGCCACATGATCACCGACAGCCAGGCGTTGCTCAACACCGGCCAGATCATCTTCGGCATCATCGTGATCGGGCTGATCGGCCTCGTCTCGGACTTCCTGTTCAAGGCGTTCAACGCGTGGCTGTTTCCCTGGAGGCTCGCATGA
- a CDS encoding ABC transporter ATP-binding protein, with product MTILKIEQVSRTFPARHNNAPTRALEPTDLVIGNNDFVTILGPSGCGKSTLLRIVAGLDRPTGGRVVLDGREVTGPGADRGMVFQSYTLFPWLTVRENIAFGLRERGVPEVERNKVADAFIRQVGLSGFENHWPKQLSGGMQQRTAIARALANDPKILLLDEPFGALDNQTRALMQEMLLGIWERDQKTVLFVTHDIEEAIFLGSRVIVMSARPGRIKAEINVDLPHPRSYKIKTTPEFVQLKERLVEEIRTEALKVAEHA from the coding sequence ATGACGATCCTCAAGATCGAGCAGGTCTCGCGAACCTTTCCCGCGCGCCACAACAACGCCCCGACCAGGGCGCTGGAGCCGACCGATCTCGTGATCGGCAACAACGACTTCGTTACCATTCTCGGCCCTTCCGGCTGCGGCAAGTCCACGCTGCTTCGCATCGTCGCCGGCCTCGATCGCCCGACCGGCGGACGTGTGGTGCTCGATGGACGCGAGGTGACCGGCCCGGGCGCCGACCGCGGCATGGTGTTCCAGTCCTACACGTTGTTTCCCTGGCTGACCGTGCGCGAGAACATCGCCTTCGGCCTGCGCGAGCGTGGGGTGCCCGAGGTGGAGCGCAACAAGGTCGCCGATGCCTTCATCCGCCAGGTCGGTCTGTCCGGCTTCGAGAATCATTGGCCGAAACAGCTGTCCGGCGGCATGCAGCAGCGCACCGCGATCGCGCGCGCGCTCGCCAATGATCCCAAGATCCTGTTGCTCGACGAGCCCTTCGGCGCGCTCGACAACCAGACCCGCGCCCTGATGCAGGAAATGCTGCTCGGGATCTGGGAGCGCGACCAGAAGACGGTGCTGTTCGTGACCCACGACATCGAGGAGGCGATCTTCCTCGGCAGCCGCGTCATCGTCATGAGCGCGCGTCCCGGCCGCATCAAGGCCGAGATCAACGTGGACCTGCCTCATCCGCGCTCCTACAAGATCAAGACCACGCCCGAATTCGTCCAGTTGAAGGAACGGCTGGTCGAGGAGATCCGTACCGAGGCGTTGAAGGTTGCCGAGCATGCCTGA
- a CDS encoding MFS transporter, whose amino-acid sequence MSSADRPATRLATRLAFLVAGFGIACWAPLVPFAKARLAVDDGILGLLLLSLGIGSVIAMVLTGVLSARYGSKPIIIAGGLGLALVLPLLTIASSPATLALALLAFGAALGSIDVAMNIHAVEVERAAGRPLMSGFHALFSIGGFAGAALMTALLSLQLGALACTLICSVLMLIAMLAAWPRLLRSVQVQEGPLFVLPHGAVLLLALLCAITFLVEGAMLDWGALLVIGAGLVSEAQGGIGYIVFSVAMTIGRLGGDAVVVRIGDRTTLFWGSLVAIAGFVVLLTAPVVAVAVAGFLLIGLGASNLVPVLFRRAARQTVMPTGLAVAAITTAGYAGVLVGPAGVGFVARFGGLPVAFWLLTALMGLVTLTARIVTRADG is encoded by the coding sequence ATGTCTTCTGCCGACCGGCCGGCGACACGCCTTGCGACCAGACTTGCCTTCCTCGTCGCGGGCTTCGGCATCGCGTGCTGGGCACCGCTGGTGCCGTTCGCGAAGGCGCGGCTCGCCGTCGACGACGGCATCCTCGGACTGCTGCTGCTCAGCCTCGGCATCGGCTCGGTCATCGCGATGGTTCTGACCGGCGTGCTGAGCGCACGCTATGGCAGCAAGCCGATCATCATTGCGGGCGGGCTCGGTCTTGCCCTGGTCCTGCCTCTGCTGACGATCGCGAGCTCGCCGGCGACGCTGGCGCTGGCACTCCTCGCATTCGGCGCCGCGCTCGGTTCCATCGACGTCGCCATGAACATCCACGCGGTGGAGGTGGAGCGCGCCGCCGGGCGTCCGCTGATGTCTGGCTTCCACGCGCTGTTCAGCATCGGTGGCTTCGCCGGGGCCGCGCTGATGACCGCCCTGCTCTCGCTGCAACTCGGCGCGCTCGCTTGCACGCTGATCTGCTCCGTCCTGATGCTGATCGCGATGCTGGCGGCGTGGCCGCGGCTGCTTCGCTCCGTGCAGGTGCAGGAGGGACCGCTGTTCGTGCTGCCGCATGGCGCTGTGCTCCTGCTCGCGCTGCTTTGCGCCATCACCTTCCTGGTCGAAGGCGCGATGCTCGATTGGGGCGCGTTGCTCGTCATCGGCGCGGGCCTCGTTTCCGAGGCGCAAGGCGGGATCGGCTATATCGTGTTCTCGGTCGCGATGACGATCGGGCGGCTCGGCGGCGACGCCGTCGTCGTGCGCATCGGGGACCGCACCACATTGTTCTGGGGCAGCCTGGTTGCGATCGCGGGTTTCGTGGTCCTGCTCACCGCTCCCGTCGTGGCGGTCGCTGTGGCCGGCTTCCTGCTCATCGGCCTCGGCGCATCGAACCTCGTGCCGGTGCTGTTCCGTCGAGCGGCGAGGCAGACGGTGATGCCCACGGGGCTCGCCGTCGCGGCGATCACGACCGCCGGCTACGCCGGCGTTCTCGTCGGCCCCGCCGGTGTCGGCTTCGTCGCACGCTTTGGCGGATTGCCGGTCGCGTTCTGGCTCCTGACCGCGCTGATGGGCCTCGTCACGCTGACGGCGCGCATTGTTACGCGCGCCGACGGCTGA
- a CDS encoding Zn-dependent hydrolase yields the protein MPDTFSPANSERVLADLNALRAIGAYKTGVHKPTFSEPHKLSLDWLVQKLPDAGLSATIDGIGNVFGTSAKSGPKLLAGSHLESQNYAGWLDGPLGVVYALEAARVLNADPSLKGAVEIAAWCDEEGHFGHFLGSRSYVGQVTDADIDAARDRTSGRTMRDALADMGLAGRPRITAEPGRHVGYLEAHIEQGDTLESGRLAIGVVTSIVGIWQYQINFVGEQNHAGTTRMAARKDAGLALAKFCVAIDERFPDACGPRTVWTTGRITLDPGAPSIIPGGAEMLFQIRDDDPSVIARLEQLLRSMADEASAKGPCTVTVEKIRTGAPAMMNSGFQDAIEAAAEAVVGGRSVRMPSGAGHDAQMLAAVMPAGMLFVPSIGGISHHWTENTADVDIVNGAQVFVDACRRILGG from the coding sequence ATGCCTGATACTTTTTCACCCGCAAATAGCGAGCGCGTTCTCGCCGATCTCAATGCGCTCCGTGCCATCGGCGCGTACAAAACCGGCGTGCACAAACCGACCTTCTCCGAGCCGCACAAGCTTTCGCTGGATTGGCTGGTGCAGAAGCTGCCCGACGCGGGCCTCTCCGCCACGATCGACGGCATCGGCAACGTCTTCGGCACCAGCGCAAAGTCGGGACCCAAGCTGCTCGCGGGATCGCATCTTGAAAGCCAGAACTACGCCGGCTGGCTCGACGGCCCGCTCGGGGTCGTCTATGCGCTCGAAGCGGCGCGCGTGCTCAATGCCGATCCCTCGCTCAAAGGCGCGGTCGAAATTGCCGCGTGGTGCGACGAGGAAGGACACTTTGGACACTTCCTCGGTTCGCGCTCCTATGTGGGGCAGGTGACCGACGCTGACATCGACGCCGCGCGCGACCGCACCAGCGGCCGCACCATGCGGGACGCACTCGCCGACATGGGGCTCGCAGGACGACCGCGCATCACCGCCGAGCCGGGCCGGCACGTTGGATATCTGGAAGCCCATATCGAGCAGGGCGACACGCTCGAGAGCGGTCGCCTTGCGATCGGCGTTGTCACCTCCATCGTCGGCATCTGGCAATACCAGATCAATTTCGTCGGTGAGCAGAATCACGCCGGCACCACCCGCATGGCTGCGCGGAAAGATGCCGGGCTGGCACTGGCAAAGTTCTGCGTCGCCATCGACGAGCGTTTTCCCGATGCCTGCGGCCCGCGCACGGTCTGGACCACCGGCCGCATCACGCTCGATCCGGGCGCGCCGAGCATCATTCCGGGTGGTGCCGAGATGCTGTTCCAGATCCGTGACGACGATCCTTCCGTCATCGCGCGGCTGGAGCAACTGCTGCGGAGCATGGCGGACGAGGCCAGCGCGAAGGGTCCCTGCACCGTCACCGTGGAGAAGATTCGCACTGGCGCGCCCGCGATGATGAATTCGGGCTTTCAGGACGCGATCGAAGCCGCGGCCGAGGCCGTCGTCGGCGGACGGTCCGTCCGTATGCCCAGCGGCGCCGGTCACGATGCGCAGATGCTTGCGGCCGTCATGCCCGCGGGTATGCTGTTTGTGCCGTCGATCGGCGGCATCAGCCATCACTGGACCGAGAACACCGCCGACGTCGATATCGTCAACGGCGCGCAAGTGTTCGTCGACGCTTGCCGGCGGATACTTGGCGGCTAG
- the hutI gene encoding imidazolonepropionase translates to MAERFDRIWHNARLATMRADRPDLGEIEHGVIAARAGRIVYAGAQADFPANADTAERIDCEGRWITPGLVDCHTHLVYGGNRAHEFELRLKGASYEEIARAGGGIVSTVAATRKASEAELAASALPRLDALIGEGATTVEIKSGYGLDTETEMRQLAAARSLGRQRSVAIRTSFLGAHALPPEADGNKDRYIDLVCREMLPAVAKAGLADAVDAFMEGIAFSGEQTARVFEAARRLGLPVKLHADQLSNLGGAALAAKFSALSADHLEHTDEAGAAAMAKAQTVAVLLPGAFYFIRETQEPPVEAFRKHGVAMALATDCNPGSSPLTSLLLAMNMGATLFRMNVTECLAGVTREGARALGVLHDTGTLEAGKWCDLAIWDIERPAELVYRIGFNPLHRRVWRGQ, encoded by the coding sequence ATGGCAGAACGCTTCGACCGGATCTGGCATAACGCCCGGCTCGCCACGATGCGGGCCGACCGTCCCGATCTCGGGGAGATCGAGCACGGCGTGATCGCCGCGCGTGCCGGCCGTATCGTCTATGCGGGTGCGCAGGCCGACTTTCCGGCGAATGCCGATACAGCCGAACGCATCGATTGCGAAGGGCGTTGGATCACGCCCGGTCTCGTCGATTGCCACACCCATCTGGTCTATGGCGGCAATCGTGCCCATGAATTCGAGCTGCGCCTGAAGGGCGCGAGCTACGAGGAGATCGCGCGCGCCGGCGGCGGCATCGTCTCGACGGTGGCCGCGACGCGCAAGGCAAGCGAGGCCGAACTCGCAGCAAGCGCGCTGCCGCGGCTCGATGCGCTGATTGGCGAGGGCGCCACCACGGTCGAGATCAAGTCCGGCTACGGCTTGGACACCGAGACCGAGATGCGGCAGCTGGCCGCCGCGCGAAGCCTGGGTCGTCAGCGGTCGGTCGCGATTCGAACCTCGTTTCTTGGTGCGCATGCCCTGCCGCCGGAGGCCGACGGCAACAAGGATCGCTACATCGATCTCGTCTGCAGGGAGATGTTGCCGGCGGTCGCGAAGGCCGGTTTGGCCGATGCCGTCGATGCCTTCATGGAGGGGATCGCATTCTCCGGGGAGCAGACGGCGCGGGTGTTTGAGGCAGCGAGGCGGCTTGGACTGCCGGTCAAGCTGCATGCCGACCAGCTCTCGAATCTCGGCGGCGCTGCGCTCGCGGCGAAATTCTCGGCGCTATCGGCCGATCATCTCGAGCACACCGACGAAGCCGGTGCAGCGGCGATGGCAAAAGCTCAAACGGTGGCCGTGCTTCTGCCCGGCGCCTTCTACTTCATCCGCGAGACGCAAGAACCTCCGGTCGAGGCATTCCGCAAGCACGGCGTTGCCATGGCGCTCGCGACTGACTGCAATCCGGGCAGCTCGCCGCTGACATCGCTCCTGCTCGCGATGAACATGGGCGCGACGCTGTTCCGGATGAATGTGACCGAGTGCCTTGCCGGTGTCACTCGCGAAGGCGCGCGAGCGCTTGGCGTGCTCCATGATACCGGCACGCTCGAGGCCGGCAAATGGTGCGACCTTGCGATCTGGGATATCGAGCGCCCTGCCGAGCTGGTCTACCGCATCGGCTTCAATCCGCTGCACCGCCGGGTGTGGAGGGGACAGTGA